From a single Paenibacillus sp. FSL R5-0345 genomic region:
- a CDS encoding GerMN domain-containing protein: protein MMKQKWTMVGVAALLLLVIAGCGDKPTAAPANGVETDSTNVVSGAGESTPAPSEDPGNEVASTPQPTADNTSAETQPTAKPVADEKQKQSLSIEAYYTNSQVMDLIPAKTSISFSDDVEKYTETFKALQSNENTELVSLWGKIELKSLKFVDGQIVMDIHKPDEAQLGAGGESLAISSLAKTYFQFDEVKSIEVLVDGEKVESLMGHVDLMHPMTRDNS, encoded by the coding sequence ATGATGAAACAAAAATGGACTATGGTTGGGGTTGCCGCGCTGCTCCTGCTAGTGATCGCTGGCTGTGGAGACAAGCCTACAGCAGCTCCAGCAAACGGTGTGGAGACAGATAGTACTAATGTTGTAAGCGGTGCTGGAGAAAGTACTCCGGCTCCAAGTGAAGATCCAGGAAACGAAGTGGCTAGCACTCCGCAACCGACAGCAGACAATACTAGTGCAGAAACCCAGCCTACTGCGAAGCCAGTAGCAGATGAGAAGCAAAAACAGAGTCTGAGTATAGAAGCTTATTATACGAATTCACAAGTTATGGATCTGATTCCTGCTAAGACTAGCATTAGCTTCTCTGACGATGTTGAGAAATATACAGAGACATTCAAAGCATTGCAAAGTAACGAGAATACTGAGCTTGTATCGTTATGGGGTAAGATTGAGCTGAAATCGTTAAAGTTTGTGGATGGTCAAATTGTGATGGATATTCATAAACCGGATGAAGCACAGCTGGGTGCTGGTGGGGAGTCCTTAGCGATTTCTTCACTTGCCAAAACCTATTTTCAATTTGATGAAGTGAAAAGTATCGAAGTTTTGGTAGACGGTGAAAAGGTTGAAAGCTTGATGGGTCATGTGGACCTAATGCATCCTATGACTAGAGATAATAGCTAA
- a CDS encoding N-acetylmuramoyl-L-alanine amidase, with amino-acid sequence MKKFSLMLFLLLLVFVLPENGHAAAGNSKIYLDGKELTAGQNVPVENVNDTIMVPLRLISESLGYNVGWDQKSKTVTIEQQGKVIKLVVNQKTASVDDKTLTLTTAPILRSNTTLVPIRFISEQFGLNVSWDNVKKSVYLITPGSSNDNGSSGGNTENGGSEVVPPVDPSKNLTMVNGVSFSENRLSIAIEGNSAPKVTAMTGPDRLVVDFPNATFSDLFGTGQVLDPDLNGKLEVTDYPDVSGVRYSLYNTNPYTVRFVIDLNHPKNYNVSVSGTDSKLVIIDLNAEDTGDTSTQPGKDGKKLVVLDAGHGAKDSGAVGVTGKYEKNFNLAIVLKAAALLKKESNIDVVLTRSDDTFLELKDRAAMANNLKADLFISVHANSSGSSAASGTETYYQREASKALANVMHKYLVQATGLSDRGVRYGNFHVIRETKMPAVLLEVGYLSNKKDEALLFTDALQNKVAASMVSGIKEYLGIK; translated from the coding sequence AGGGCAAAATGTCCCGGTTGAGAATGTGAATGATACAATCATGGTGCCGTTAAGGTTGATCTCTGAAAGCCTTGGATATAACGTGGGATGGGATCAGAAGAGCAAGACGGTAACGATTGAACAGCAAGGAAAGGTCATCAAACTGGTTGTGAATCAAAAGACAGCCTCAGTTGATGACAAGACATTAACGCTTACCACGGCACCAATCCTTCGTAGTAATACGACACTTGTACCGATTCGATTCATAAGTGAACAGTTTGGATTGAATGTCTCGTGGGACAACGTGAAGAAGAGTGTATATCTTATTACCCCAGGATCCTCAAATGATAACGGTAGTTCTGGTGGAAATACTGAAAATGGTGGATCTGAGGTTGTACCCCCAGTAGATCCTTCTAAGAATTTAACGATGGTAAATGGTGTGAGTTTTAGTGAAAATCGTTTGAGTATTGCGATAGAGGGTAATTCAGCACCGAAAGTGACGGCGATGACTGGACCGGATCGGTTAGTGGTTGATTTTCCTAATGCTACTTTCTCCGATCTGTTCGGAACTGGACAAGTTCTTGACCCTGACCTGAATGGTAAACTGGAAGTAACGGATTATCCTGATGTTTCTGGAGTTCGTTATTCTCTTTACAACACTAACCCTTATACAGTACGTTTTGTGATTGATTTGAATCATCCTAAAAATTATAACGTAAGCGTTTCTGGCACCGATTCTAAGCTGGTCATCATTGATCTGAATGCAGAAGATACGGGAGATACTTCAACACAGCCAGGTAAGGACGGTAAGAAGCTTGTAGTACTGGATGCAGGGCACGGAGCTAAGGATTCTGGAGCAGTTGGAGTCACTGGCAAATACGAGAAGAATTTTAATTTAGCTATAGTGCTTAAGGCAGCTGCTTTGCTTAAAAAAGAGAGTAATATCGACGTTGTGTTGACGCGTAGTGACGATACTTTCTTGGAACTTAAGGATCGTGCGGCAATGGCTAATAATTTAAAGGCAGACCTATTTATTTCTGTACATGCCAATAGTTCAGGATCCTCGGCGGCAAGTGGAACAGAAACTTATTATCAACGGGAAGCCAGTAAGGCATTGGCGAACGTGATGCATAAATATCTTGTTCAAGCTACAGGACTTAGCGATCGCGGTGTACGTTACGGTAATTTCCATGTAATTCGTGAAACGAAAATGCCTGCAGTTTTACTTGAAGTAGGGTACCTGAGTAACAAAAAAGATGAGGCGTTGCTCTTTACAGATGCACTTCAAAATAAAGTTGCTGCTTCAATGGTGAGTGGAATTAAGGAATATTTGGGTATAAAATAA